A region of the Arachis hypogaea cultivar Tifrunner chromosome 15, arahy.Tifrunner.gnm2.J5K5, whole genome shotgun sequence genome:
TATTTAGCGGATGCTACTAATAAAATGGCTTTGCATATtttgacaataattttttttgtgcgtatttaaaaaaataatatttttatatatttatttgtataAAAAGTCTAAAAACAAATAATGTACAAATTAATATTCCACAACTTATATTTgctcaaaatttttttatcaaaatattaaaatataaatctcaaattaattttatgaataagtcatggttaatcaattttaaattctaatattttaaatgCGAAGTAAGACACAAGCAAGGCAACGGAAGAAAGAGAAGACTAAGGAATAGAAATTAAACAGTGAGAAGGAGGATGAAGCTTTAAATTTAgagaaaaataactttttttgcATAGAATAATGAGACGTGAGGCAAAGATTTGGAAGAAATGAGCTGTAAGTCAcagaaatttttataattttgataataaagATAACGACTTTTCTCATACTTATATATAAGGTTGAAATGTCAAGTTGAATTTTAGTTTTGGCGAGACTAATTTATGTTGTAAATAAATAGATGACTGAAGTTTaagcttattatttttttatagaattttttagGTTCAAGTCTAACCTGTTTTTAAAGTCTGACAAGTTTACGAGTTTATTTAAAAAACTTATTTCATGAATTATAATTCAAAGTagtaaacttaaaatttttaaattgatattaaATGCATTCTAAACtttataattcataatttgtaaagtataatttattatatattaatcgTTAATTATACTTTCAatttataaactttttttaaacaaaaaaattacaatctTAACTAATAttgactattaatttttttaattttattttgcgtttaatatacataaataattaaaagtctaaactaaaaataatttatttttaaaaataaaatattttgacgAATCAATCTAATAAATTTTGTaggcttttttttaaattatagtcttatcttttttaattaataggctttataaaaaattcaaatctaatctatttaataaaacaaattaaactgAGTCAAACCTAAAATAAATCAAGCCACGAACCTCTATTGATTAACTCAACCCACTTTCACGTGTGTGTGCACGTGTGCGTGTTACTAGCAAATTATAACGaacaatttttttgttgttgttgatcatccactttttttttcaaagataaatgttattttattaatataaaataaaagtgtttccATAAGAAAGTACAAAAGAATTGGGTATTCCCATTTATCACCAACTATGACTCAAAGACTAAGAGTTTAAAGAAGAGTAAAGTAAGAGTAAAGAAAATTATCAGCATCTATCAGGTATGGCTCACGACTTCACGCACTAAATTGCTGGCTTCTTTCACTATCTCTGGTGTCGGGCTTATTACCTTCTCAAAAACACACCGATTTCTCACTTTCCAAGTGCTCCAACACAGCGCCGCTATGAAGAGGGTCTTTTGTCTACCGTCGAATTTAGCCGCTGCCCAAGATAAGACTCGTTGCCACCAATTGAAAAAGGTCTCTTCTTCTCTCATCCATAGGTCATGGGTTATTAAGCTTAGGCTCCATATTATTAAAGACAGGGGGCATTGGAACaaagcatgagaaattgattcaGCCTTCAACATGCATCTTGGACAAGTGGCAGGAGTGGATGCGAACCGGCTGTGAACTTGTTGCAACACCGGAAGCTTTTCATGAAGACTTTTTTatagaaaaatcttaattttatgtgGTAATTTCAACTCCCAAATGCTATTCCAGACTCTGTTGTATATGTTCTGGGGCCTCAATGAAGTAGGAGAATGAAAGAATCTATAAACAATTTTGTATCCTGACCCAACTTCATATATACCAGATTTTGTCCAGCACCAATtaacttcatcctcctcctctgttggtttgattgaaaaaattttattgcatatatCAACTGAAAAAATTGACTCAATCAGATTTCTATTCCAGCTTCTATCAGGATTTAGTAACGCACTAACGTAATACACTTGCAAATTTGGCAGGATTGTGAGTGCATTTTGAGGGACATTAAGGGGCACTGGTGGTGGGAGCCAGGGGTCATGGAAGATGCGAACATTAGTGCCAGAGCCTATTTTCCATACCAAGCCTTTCTCGATCACCTTGTGCCCTTCAAGAACACTTCTCCAGCCCCACGACGGTACGCTTCCTATCTCTGCATGTAGGAAATCTGTATATCTGAAATAtttagctttgagcattcttgatagAGTAGAATTAGGGTATTTCATTAGGCGCCAACATTGCTTGCCCAATAAAGCCAAATTTTGCACCCTTAGGTCCTTGATCCCCAGCCCTCCATCTTTCTTCGGTCTCGTCATTGTGTCCCATTTAATCCAAACCATTCTTCGTTCTACGCTTTTTTGACCCCACCAAAATTGCGAGAGCATGCTATGAATCTCAGTCAACAGCGTGTCCGGGAGCTTGAaacaagagagtgtataaataggaatcgcCTCCCCCACCGCTCTCAATAGCGTGTGCCTGCCACCTGATGACAATAGACTTCTTTTCCAACCCATAATCCTCTTCTGAACTTTATCCTTGATAGCTCCAAAggttgctttctttgatttttgaactatagaggACAGTCCCAGGTATTTGTCTTGTGCTCCGATATGTTCAATATTTAGTGTCTGAGCAACTACTAGTCTTATGTTCTTAGGTGTGTTGTGACTGAAAAAGATAGCCGACTTATTCAAATTGACTTTTTACCCACTAAAACCCTCATAGATCTCTAGCAATTCTAGAATACTTTGGCTTGTATTAGGTGCGCTCTTGCAAAAAAAGATTGAATCATCAGCAAACAAAAGGTGATTAACTGTTTGGCATCTCCGATTAACTTGAACTCCTTGAATTAATCTGTTTtgctctgccttgtgtagcaagaaggaaagcccttctgcacaaaaaagaaagagatatggAGATAGGGGGTCACCCTGTCGGATGCCCCTATTTGGCCTAAAATAGCCAAAAGGTTGACCTTCCACAACAACAGAGTAAGAAATAGTTGTTACCAATTCCTTAGTCCAGTTAATCCATTTAGCATCAAAGCCCAGCTTATCTATAATATACCATAAAAAATGCCATTCAACCCTATCATAAGCCTTACTCATGTCTAGTTTAATAGCCATCTCATGCTCTGCCccacttctcttatttttcaaatagtgCATACATTCGTGGGTAATTAGAATATTATCTGAAATGAGTCTACCTTTGAGAAACGCACTCTAATTTGGgcttataattttattcataataccttgtaatcGATGCACCAtaactttagaaataattttatacgtaaCTGAAGACAAACTGATCAGTCGTACCTGAGTCATGTCACTGGCATCTGGCAcctttggaatcaaacaaatttgagtATGATTGAAGCTTTTTAGAATTCTGCCACTGTGAAAGAAACTTCTCACTGCCTTAAAAACGTCACCTCCAACTATATctcagaaaaagtaaaaaaatttagctGTAAACCCGTCATCACTAGGAGCACTCTGAGCATGAACACTAAATGTAGCTCTTTTGACCTCGTCCATAGTTACTGGCCTTTGGAGCCTACGGTTCATGGAAGCTGTAACCTTAGACTCCAAATCCTCTAAGTATGGATTCGGATCAGCCGAAcaagaagaagtaaaaatatcACAAAAGTAGTCTTCAGCTACCTTTGCAATATCCTCAGGTTTCGATACAATCTCATTGTCCCTCCCCACTAATCTCCAAATTCTGTTCCTTCGCATCCTTGATTGAAATTTCTAGTGAAAGAATCTAGTGTTCTGATCTCCTTCTTTTAGCCACTTGACTCTAGATTTTTCTCGCCAATagctctcttctttcaaatatgccAGCTCTAACTTCTCCTCCAAACTGGTAACCTCCTCTCCCCCATTGATTCCAGCCACCCGCAACTCCTCTAGTTTAGCTTGAAGGTCCTCAATTTCTTTCCGGGAGTTTGCTTTGTGAGTTTTCTACCATTGAACTAGTCTATGTCTACAAACTTTCAACTTTTGGGCCAAGGAGAACATAGCCGAGCCTACAACTTCCATTCTCCACACTTCACTAATAATTCTCTTGACATCCTCTTCTCCACACCAACGTTCCTGGTATTTAAACCGCCTTTTACTATGCCAGGATTGAGGTTCAGTTTCCATCAAAATTAGAGCATGATCCGAGCCTGACTCTGTGAGCCTGTGCACCACTGCATTCGGAAACTTCAACTTCCATTCCATTCTAATTAAATAGCGGTCAAGCCTCTCCTTCACCAAATCCTCTCCTTGTCTTCGATTTGTTCACGTGAAAGGGCGCCCCACCATTCCAATATCCACTAATTCGTTACTGTTAATAAAATTAGTGAATGTTGCAAGGGTGGTTGCTGATTTTTGGCCTCCACCCTCCTTTTCCGCTTGGCTTGTTATAGCATTAAAATCGCCTGCTATTACCACTTTTCCTTCCAGGTGTTGGCTCATTGTTGTAAGCTCCTCAAACTGTAAGGTTCGAATTTGTTCCGAACAACTCAAATGGACACCAATGAACGCCCATACCTCACTGCTTCTGACTTCCTTAATTTCGGCTGCCACAAAGAATTCTCCACTGCTAATAATTTGAACACTGATGCTGTCCTTCCAAGCTAGCACAAGTCCTCCTGCCACTCCTGCCGGGTTAACAATATGCCAGTTTTCGTAGCCGCATACCCGAAGTTTTGCTTCCACCTGTCGAGATTGGTTCTTTGTTTCACTTATAAACACAATATCGGGGGAGTAGGATTTATAGATCCCTTTTAAGGTGTGAattgtcaggggtctccccaaaccccgacaattccaAACTATAGTTCTCATGGCGCCTTGGGTGCCATTTGtaggctggcaccctccaccatCTGTTCAATTGCATTTTCATCCTCTGTTCTTGctttctttgtagatccttcagCTATACCACTCATCAACCTTTTTTTGGGTTCACTTTTAGTATCTGACTCTGCAGCACCTTGTCTTGCTAACCTTTTCCACTTCCTACCTTTCTCTGTGGTGAGGCCCAATAGCGAATTGTATAAGCTGCCCTTCATCCTCCTTGGTATTGGACTGACCAGCTATGATAACCTCCATGCATTCTGTTCTAGAATTGGCTGATTGAGGTGACTCAGGTGCTGCCCTGTTACCAGTGTCTTGTGATTTCAAACTTTGTTTCCCTTCTTGCATTGACATCCCTGCAAATTCTTTCAATAAGCAGTTTAAGACCAGTTTTTTCTTACGTTGAGTGGCCTTATTCTGATTTTGAgttgagttgttgaatgttcTTTCTCCTTCAGAGTAGATTCGCATTCCCACTTGGCTGGTTTTAACCCATTCGCCAATGTCATCCTCTTTTACCATATCACTCTCTGTGTCCTTCAGCAGATCATGGCAGTTTTTCACCTCGTGTCCCAATTTTGTGCAATAGGTACAGAACTTTCCAAGTCTCTCATAGTGCAGTGCCACTTCTACCTCTTTTTTATTAGGTCCTGCCACTATTAACTGATCTCTCACTTGCCTGGCAGCATCAATATTGATTTTGGTCTTCGCAATCCTAGTTTCTCTGCCTCGCATCTGAAATTTACCTACCTCCAACACTGTGCCCAGTTTCTCTCCCAATTTACGTCCAACTTCGAGGGTTTTAAACGATTCTGGCAAACCCCAAAATTGAACCCAAACTGGAAAATTGGAAATAATCTCTTCATCATAGTTCTGATCTTCCTTCCATCTCTTGACATGGAGCACATAATCTTTGAATAGCCATGGAGAACCACGTTCAATACGCAAGACATCcacttctttattaaaaaagaattggAAGGAATTATCCCATTTGTCACTCACGCTAAATCCTTCTGGGTTTCCCCATATAGCCTTTAAAGTATTCCTCATGGTTCCAATTGAGAAGGTTTTGGACGCAAAGAGTCAGCCATAGAGACTATTGGAGCAAGGGTTAATACCTTCTGATATGTCTGCCTCTTCCAGTAGAATCGCATTCCTACCTCCTTTCCGGTTGTCTTCCTCGGTCCGATCTTCATCCCTCGTTGTCTCAGCCATGCAGATTACGTAGACTTGTATTGAAATTTAATTGACGTTGACAATGTAGCCTTGACGACAGTAGGAACTCCGTTAAGAAACCCTAACAGAGCACTAAGAAACCCTGACAGAGCACTCTAATTATTGTTGATCATCCACTTAAAAGCAAGTGACTGGCCTAAATTATTCTTGTATACTATTATCATTAGGAAATTTGTTAACAAAATCCATCGAAActaactaataataattattaattagtttaagagtaaactaccatttctactcACAAAAATTTTAAACATTGATAAATTTATCCACAAAAAAAGGGAATTATCATTTGAATTATCATTTGTACTTATAAAACATGAGtttcatataacaaaattattcaaataccaaaaaattattttaaaacccCAAATTACCCTTTTCTTGACCCTAATCTCAACCCCCTTTTTCCAAATCTCATCCCTTCCTTTATTCTTTTAAGAAATTTCACCACCTCCTTCACCAACACCACCGCCATCTCCACCCCCACTAACCGTCAACCTCACCTTTCTCTTTTTTCACAGCCATAAACAACAACGATAGTGATGATTCTTTGCTTCTTGCAACCTTTGCTTCTTGCAACTGCTCATCTGCTCTACGCCTTGCGTTCTTCTCCTCTTCTATCACAAACACGCTGTCACTCATTCCTCTTCTCAACCACCTCCATTTCGATGGCCACCACTCTTTTATTATCTCTTACCTCACCACTAAGTGCGGTTTCTTCCATGAAAATGCTCTCAGAGCACACAAGCGCATTCTCTTTGACACCCCCATCAAGCCAGATTTCGTCATCTTTTCTTCAAAGCCCACAGTTTTTCACTCTCCCAAATCACCACCATCATGTGCAAGATTACTGTGTTACTCACATGCGACCCCACCAAAGTAATCTTGCTAAAgtttcaatttttagtatccaaagGTGCTTCTCCTTCTGACATTGTATTGAAAGTGATGGAGGAAGGGTGGTGATGGTAATGGCGGTAATAGAGTGTTGATAGGATTTAGGATTGGAGAAGTGATGATaagaagtaaaattaaaaattagagtgAAGTTGTTGTATTTTATGGTTGTGACAGTGGAGAAGGAGGAAGATGAGGATGACGGTTGGTAACGGTGGCGGTGATGATGGTGTTGGTAAAAGAGATGGTAAAATTGATGAAAAGAATAAAGAGAAGGTTAAAATTTGCGAGAGGAGTAttgaaattagggttagaaaagggtaattttgggtttttaggttatttttcaacgtttggataattttattatatataattcatcttttatgggtacaaatgataattttttttttttgtggataGATTTGTCAGCGTTTAAAATTTTCATGAGTAGAAATGATAGTTTTTTtcattagtttaattttattttgtcttaaaTAAATTAATCAGTTAGACCGATCTAAATTGTTTCAATAATTACTATGCTTTCAAATTCATTTTTTCAGTTCCATTCTGctatatttcttcttcttgttgcttTTGTAGTTTTCATGTTTGTTGGTAAATCAGTAAATGTTGAATTCCAGCAGCAACCGCAAATCTCAAGACATTCATGAATTCAATAGAATGATTGGTCATGAAGTTCACCTAATCTTGGATGGGCGATTTAAAACCTTACCCGTTTAATCATGAAGTTCACTTTCCAACGTTTCATCATGTCTCGGACAGTAGCAAATAATCTACTGCTACATCTATTCATACATTATTAGGAACGACAATAGCTAGAGTAGGATAAAGTCtgaatctaattttaattttattcgaaTGGAgagttttatataaatttaattttgggtttgtttgggtgagtttttaagaaaatattttttttttgagttattttttttaaaagatcttatgaaaaagtaaaagtaattttatgtttggatatctcatgtaaaaagatcttttttctatcaattatatttaggtataacaatataaaagtacttttttatttatttattacatgaaaaatatttttttttaagaaaaaaagatcttttaaaaaaagatataaattacaacttctcaaaaaaagatctttttttatttttttaatgtttttacttttactactagaaatttgccaaacacgctaaaaaataaaaaaaagatcttttttcattgaaaaaagatcttttttttatcaaaataacgGCGACCAAACAAGTACTTTATCTTATTCACGGGTTAAGAATATCTCAACTCTAACCTTGCCCATTTTTTAATTTAGGGGTATCTAATTCTATCTGCGAATTATCAAAAgatacaacattattatataacttaatgataatttaaaatggaactaatttttatatagaaaagacacattaaattattaattaataattttctctTAATAGCTAAGAATCTTTTGCATTTAAAAAGAGGTTTTGGTTTAACAttcacttaaaacatatttttatacaaGTATATAACATCTACATATATAGGGTGTGGGTTAGTCAGATAGAATTGAAACTCAACCCGCACTCTATCCGACCCACACGAGAACCCTGTCCGCACTCTGCCCTACTCGCTGCAGATCGGATCAGCAACCCTACCCGATCGAGTTTTAGTATACCATTGTACTTGGTATACCAATTCTCATAACCATTTTAAATTatagagaaaaagacaaataagTTCCTGACTTTTTAATTTGAACACAAATTCGTCCCTCAAGattgaaaaatacaaaatcatCCCTCACCTTACAAAATGCATGACATTTAGATCCTTCCATATAATTATGTGGTCAAAACGTAACGGAATGAACTGATATGTCATTCATATGTCCGTTACCGTACTTACGTGGTCCGttataataaggtttgaggacgGATAAGTCCTCGGACTTCAAAATAATGCTGTTTTGTGATGAGTCCTTTTCGTTTAGTTTCTTTATTTTCCCTTATCTGTAACATTTCTAAAGCTCTCTTATAGTTGAAGTTTTGTtcataattaaagaaaaagataaattttcatATCTTAAATTTTTCATTGAAGAACAATTTGAATTAATGGGATTTTTTCTCTATATctcaattttcacaaaaaaaaaacgctcaaaaatcaaattaaattaaatagaatcaaattaaagaaaaattcatTGTTTTTCTCTGATTCAGAAAGAAACACTAATTAAAAGCATAAAAGGTTGTTTGCTCTTGTTTTCAattaggggtgcacagacccggcccggcccgaaggtCCGGCCTgatcccgaacactttaggggctaatttggtgtgatttcatcgggtttagggccggataagggtctcaaaaatagaccgggtcattatttcgggtcgggtccgtgtcatagctcgggtcacccgaagtcggcccggtggcccggtcatcatacacaattaatattttgtgttattagtaatagatcatgactattcttatgtggaatttaagtattgtaaaccttaatattttgtgttattagtcattataagattataagttaaggttttatatttagaatgcataagactttagactaatgcataatattgtgttatttgtattgatttaaaatttggtattattagacaatattagtattgattgtggttatgctttaattttaaagaagggttggttcttgttatatttttctaagtgaattttaccatgttaaataatggttggagtcttggaaatttggatatttttacatactagcttacaagaaggtatcaacgtaatgtaatgttaatggcccggttttcacccaattttcacccggtataattgtggcccgaaagtgtattggtatCATCGGGtatagggtcgggttcgggtctaataaatagacccggtgtatatttcgggtcgAGTCTGGGTCACAtaaaacccggcttcacccggcccatgtgcacccctatttCCAATAATCCAATCTGAAATTAATCTGCATCATCTTGGATTAAAAATAACATGGTATccaaataaaaaaccaaaaaaagttACACACAAGGAAATAGCATAATAGTTATGCATTAATGCCATAGAAAGAAGCAAAGTGGAatgcaatttgaattttgaaggatgTACCTTAATTTATGTCCTATTATAAGTATAGGTGACATGTACTGTCCTATCACTAGCTTGAATAAGTGCACGATATGAGAATTCCATTTCCAAAGTATCCTCCAATGTAACAACTTCATGCCATGAATCACTATCATCCTCAGATATTGCAACTTTAAGCACACCCCTTGATATTGGATTATAAGCAAGCACCAAAATCCCATCTCTCAGCTTAACTCTATTAATACCTATCACCAACTTTAAATGTAAGCAAATCACATTGCCAATGCTTACtacttaaatcaaattaattcccATGTGTCTGGTAATTTTGATGGTGGGTAggtttatttgatttaatttgatttttaattttttttttttttaaaaatactctcttttttaatgaaaattgacatataaaaaaaaagattccATTGATTAAAGTTGttcttcaataaaaaatttgagatatgaaaatttatctttttcttcatttATGAACAAAACTTCAGCAGTAAAGAAGCTTTAAAAATGCTTCAGATAGGGGGAAGGAATGAAGAAGCGAAGCGAAGAAGACTCATCACAAAACGATATCGTTTTAAAGTTTGGGGACTTATCTGTCTGCAAACTTTTTTACAACGGGCCACATAAACACCGTAACAGACATATAGATGACATATCAGCTCATTCCATTACACGGAAGAATTTAAATGTCACATATTTGTAAGGTGATGgatgattttatatttttcaattctaaaaaagaaatttatctttgaattaaaaaatcaagaacctatttgttcttttctctaattaatattaaatcatttatatgGTTCAGATTGAGTTGGTAAAATTATTGTGAGCATGCCATTTGAAAAGTTTACAAAATATCTGTAACTGGTCTTTTCTTTCTCTAGGTTTAAATTGgttcaaaattttatgtttgTGCATGTTGTACTTCATTGCAAAATTTTTAGCTTTTTTTCCCATGTCATATGTTGTAGAATAATAAACTGAGCCTTTCTAAGTTTAAAGTCACGTTTTTTAATGACtcttttatgtattaaaaattaaaaccaaacaaaaataaatatacaactaatatgaaaataatatatatatatggtaatctaaacaattaattaatattcaattttgacaaatattatttattgATCTTTAATCATATTAAAATGTATATTGTAAGtctcataaaaaaatattgatattttttaataattatctctatatttttaaaataactattaattAGACATATATGTATAGACTAAAGAGAATAAATATTACAACACTTTAATTTAATTAAcaagtataatttattatatgcTGTTAAAAATATAACACTgtaataataaatcaaattga
Encoded here:
- the LOC140179311 gene encoding uncharacterized protein; this translates as MRTIVWNCRGLGRPLTIHTLKGIYKSYSPDIVFISETKNQSRQVEAKLRVCGYENWHIVNPAGVAGGLVLAWKDSISVQIISSGEFFVAAEIKEVRSSEVWAFIGVHLSCSEQIRTLQFEELTTMSQHLEGKVVIAGDFNAITSQAEKEGGGQKSATTLATFTNFINSNELVDIGMVGRPFT